Proteins encoded within one genomic window of Natrinema amylolyticum:
- a CDS encoding DUF7344 domain-containing protein: MIRNDVPVSAAVCTDAGTTPAEIRWESRQRRHRLVAHLESRPDGATVDELVDALASDDGESLEPTRLRIRLVHVDIPRLEDAGAIGHDPERGSVRLVGEPDWYRTET, encoded by the coding sequence ATGATTCGAAACGACGTCCCCGTCTCCGCAGCTGTCTGCACTGACGCCGGCACGACCCCCGCCGAGATTCGGTGGGAATCGAGGCAGCGTCGCCATCGACTCGTCGCACACCTCGAGTCCCGACCCGACGGCGCGACCGTCGACGAACTCGTCGACGCGCTCGCGAGCGACGACGGAGAGTCCCTCGAACCCACCCGGCTTCGAATTCGGCTCGTCCACGTCGATATCCCCCGACTTGAGGACGCGGGGGCGATCGGTCACGATCCGGAACGCGGGTCCGTTCGGCTCGTCGGCGAGCCCGATTGGTATCGAACGGAGACGTGA
- a CDS encoding mechanosensitive ion channel domain-containing protein: MLIQAAAESTAEPIPRTILSELIDDAVTAIPKVISGALFLVLAYFVIKLALLLTRSVLERMHPADQTLIVDLSVTIVGLFLWFGAVLAFLKIVGLGDVAASLGTAGGFVGLGVAFALKEMIADTVAGVYLLRDPDFEVGDTVETASVTGTVTRIDLRKTRIRADDETLVVLANRDVEKKWTKQPTSVGDAQATPRAE; this comes from the coding sequence ATGTTGATACAGGCGGCCGCGGAGTCGACGGCCGAACCGATCCCCAGAACGATCCTCTCCGAATTGATCGACGACGCGGTCACCGCGATTCCGAAGGTCATCTCCGGGGCACTCTTCCTGGTGCTCGCCTACTTCGTGATCAAACTCGCGCTCTTGCTCACGCGGTCCGTCCTCGAGCGGATGCACCCCGCCGACCAGACGCTCATCGTGGACCTCTCCGTGACGATCGTCGGCCTGTTCCTCTGGTTCGGCGCTGTGCTGGCGTTTCTGAAAATCGTCGGGCTGGGCGACGTGGCGGCCAGTCTGGGGACCGCCGGCGGGTTCGTCGGGTTGGGCGTCGCGTTCGCGCTCAAGGAGATGATCGCCGATACGGTGGCAGGCGTCTACCTGCTCCGTGATCCGGACTTCGAGGTCGGCGATACCGTCGAGACGGCGTCGGTCACGGGGACGGTCACGCGGATCGACCTCCGCAAGACGCGAATTCGAGCCGACGACGAAACGCTGGTCGTGCTCGCCAATCGCGACGTCGAGAAGAAGTGGACGAAGCAGCCGACTAGCGTGGGCGACGCGCAGGCCACTCCTCGCGCGGAATAG
- a CDS encoding DUF7509 family protein, with protein sequence MARKITREVVANRLGDVAYDRFLLYLMGPYKSFNLNYVLSDEELEEISVEDLPGPFRKLFQNEDAIDEAAALLRRVQGTLRTDPGVNAFLAVDVDIDTDEIDAVTQSIEYARRANATVFVLPFLGHNFGVGEEAGSILENVAETHGERIVFVHEANVTSEMIRSARRRWDLRIETYGTETELIDTVRRFVVTTMNRERFGDLEALE encoded by the coding sequence GTGGCCCGGAAAATTACGAGAGAGGTCGTCGCGAATCGACTCGGTGACGTGGCGTACGATCGGTTCCTCCTCTATCTGATGGGGCCGTACAAGTCGTTCAACCTGAACTACGTGTTGAGCGACGAGGAACTCGAGGAGATTTCGGTCGAGGACCTGCCCGGCCCGTTCAGGAAACTCTTCCAGAACGAGGACGCGATCGACGAGGCGGCGGCCCTGCTCCGGCGGGTGCAGGGGACGCTTCGGACCGACCCGGGGGTAAACGCCTTCCTCGCGGTCGATGTCGACATCGACACCGACGAGATCGATGCAGTGACCCAGAGCATCGAGTACGCGCGACGGGCGAACGCGACCGTCTTCGTCCTCCCCTTCCTCGGACACAACTTCGGCGTGGGGGAGGAAGCGGGGAGTATCCTCGAGAACGTCGCCGAGACGCACGGCGAGAGGATCGTCTTCGTTCACGAGGCGAACGTGACCAGCGAGATGATCCGGTCGGCGCGACGTCGCTGGGACCTCCGGATCGAAACGTACGGGACGGAGACGGAACTGATCGATACGGTGCGTCGGTTCGTCGTCACGACGATGAATCGCGAGCGGTTCGGCGATCTCGAGGCCCTCGAGTGA
- a CDS encoding winged helix-turn-helix domain-containing protein produces the protein MGTKRTRITDDAPEDPADLLPERSVLSLEEYLEMQAAVGNRTRFEILYRLAHTDELTPTELDSVLDVDDSTLHYHLGKLRDVGLVEKRVRTDRDSEGLYAYYRATMLGDVLLEHGVEELIRREREFSEAYDSDARN, from the coding sequence ATGGGGACGAAACGCACGCGGATCACCGACGACGCCCCGGAGGATCCGGCCGACCTCCTCCCGGAGCGAAGCGTACTCTCGCTCGAGGAGTACCTCGAGATGCAGGCCGCGGTCGGGAACCGGACTCGGTTCGAGATCCTCTACCGGCTCGCTCACACGGACGAACTGACCCCCACGGAACTCGATTCGGTCCTGGACGTCGACGACAGCACGCTCCACTACCATCTCGGGAAGCTCCGGGACGTGGGACTCGTCGAGAAACGCGTGCGGACCGACCGCGACAGCGAGGGGCTCTACGCGTACTACCGGGCGACGATGCTCGGCGACGTCCTCCTCGAGCACGGCGTCGAAGAACTCATCCGACGCGAACGGGAGTTCAGCGAGGCGTACGATAGCGACGCGCGTAACTGA
- a CDS encoding DUF7523 family protein, with the protein MSLAAETRRAVDRRPFLRTALRAGVVNYTAAARSLAVDGETDAIATALRRYADELPSHETESRDVRVRMESGIGRLEAGEPDGDALVTVDGAAFGPDGGDRTALVATGDVDTSALADALARLSVDDIAPEAAGVADGTLVIVVDRLEGANALRAIEDALERATVWSE; encoded by the coding sequence ATGTCACTGGCAGCCGAGACGCGCCGAGCGGTCGACCGCCGTCCGTTCCTCCGGACCGCCCTGCGAGCCGGCGTCGTCAACTACACCGCCGCCGCCCGGTCGCTCGCGGTCGACGGCGAGACCGACGCGATCGCGACGGCGCTGCGCCGGTACGCCGACGAGTTGCCGTCGCACGAAACCGAGTCGCGGGACGTCCGCGTGCGGATGGAGAGCGGGATCGGGCGGCTCGAGGCGGGAGAACCGGACGGCGACGCGCTCGTCACGGTCGATGGCGCGGCTTTCGGTCCCGACGGTGGCGACCGGACCGCTCTCGTCGCGACCGGTGACGTCGACACGTCCGCGCTCGCCGACGCGCTCGCGCGACTCTCCGTCGATGATATTGCACCCGAAGCGGCCGGCGTCGCCGACGGAACGCTGGTAATCGTCGTCGACCGCCTCGAGGGAGCGAATGCCCTCCGAGCGATCGAAGACGCGCTCGAGCGAGCGACCGTTTGGTCCGAGTAA
- a CDS encoding NifU family protein codes for MSESDTEQSPEDAVREAVSLFLRRNFPQIEMHGGDSSITDVDLDERRVSINLSGACSGCGVSPMTTQAIQRRLPDEIDAIDHVSVSTGLDGLADDGSSGRDVPPDTPF; via the coding sequence ATGAGCGAGTCCGACACGGAGCAGTCCCCCGAGGACGCGGTCCGCGAAGCGGTATCGCTGTTCCTCCGACGGAACTTCCCCCAGATCGAGATGCACGGCGGCGACTCCTCGATCACCGACGTCGATCTGGACGAACGCCGCGTTTCGATCAATCTCAGCGGCGCGTGCAGCGGCTGCGGGGTCAGCCCGATGACGACCCAGGCGATCCAGCGGCGGCTCCCCGACGAGATCGACGCGATCGATCACGTCTCCGTGAGCACCGGCCTCGATGGGCTAGCCGACGATGGGTCCTCGGGCCGGGACGTCCCGCCGGATACGCCGTTCTGA
- a CDS encoding BolA family protein — MNPTAVEELIESNLEDAEATVTHARDEHDEDHLAATVVSPVFDGLSLVQQHQEVYDALGDHMTTDIHALELSTYTPEEYEDLEADQ; from the coding sequence ATGAACCCGACCGCAGTCGAGGAACTCATCGAATCGAATCTCGAGGACGCCGAGGCGACGGTCACTCACGCGCGCGACGAACACGACGAGGACCACCTCGCCGCGACGGTCGTCTCGCCGGTCTTCGACGGCTTGTCGCTCGTCCAGCAACATCAGGAAGTGTACGACGCGCTCGGCGATCACATGACGACCGACATCCACGCTCTCGAACTCTCGACGTACACGCCCGAGGAGTACGAGGACCTCGAGGCCGACCAGTAG
- a CDS encoding universal stress protein produces MASSSLGTTEPTVLEDRGSASGTASDPGSFDRILVAVDGDTDDGVGAAAVSLAARHDARVDALSVVRMTASVDHWDVRVERREASAEAALDAVGDVADETDVSVAKQLRYGDPAEEIALYASHNDVDLIVVGEPTRSGLRRYLSPTSVTEQVHRSASVPVLTVPTAD; encoded by the coding sequence ATGGCATCGTCATCTCTGGGAACGACGGAACCGACAGTCCTCGAGGATCGCGGGTCGGCAAGCGGAACGGCGAGCGACCCCGGGTCGTTCGACCGCATCCTCGTCGCGGTCGACGGCGATACCGACGACGGCGTCGGCGCGGCGGCCGTCTCGCTGGCCGCCCGTCACGACGCTCGAGTCGACGCGCTGTCGGTCGTTCGGATGACCGCGTCCGTCGACCACTGGGACGTACGGGTCGAGCGACGGGAAGCGAGTGCCGAAGCGGCGCTAGATGCAGTCGGTGACGTCGCCGACGAAACCGACGTGTCGGTCGCGAAGCAACTCCGCTACGGCGATCCGGCCGAGGAGATAGCCCTGTACGCGAGTCACAACGACGTCGACCTCATCGTCGTCGGCGAACCGACCCGATCCGGCCTCCGACGGTACCTGTCGCCGACGAGCGTCACCGAGCAGGTCCACCGATCGGCGTCGGTGCCGGTGCTCACGGTTCCCACTGCCGACTAA
- a CDS encoding PH domain-containing protein: protein MESLHPRIRLLWIARGALAAVVLAVALAALDQWLVAVPPVAIGIVVALALVLGIVYAIRLYQVWQFELQDDALYLERGVVTFVETAVPFVRVQHVDTQFGPVERVLGLSSVVVYTAGSRNADVRIPGLTPDRARSLQDTLRELAVESEAEDAV, encoded by the coding sequence ATGGAGTCGCTTCATCCCCGCATTCGACTGCTCTGGATCGCCCGCGGCGCGCTCGCGGCGGTCGTCCTCGCCGTCGCCCTCGCCGCCCTCGACCAGTGGCTGGTCGCCGTACCGCCGGTCGCGATCGGCATCGTCGTCGCGCTCGCGCTCGTCCTCGGAATCGTCTATGCCATCCGCCTCTATCAGGTCTGGCAGTTCGAACTGCAGGACGACGCGCTCTACCTCGAGCGAGGCGTCGTCACCTTCGTCGAGACCGCCGTCCCGTTCGTCCGGGTTCAGCACGTCGACACCCAGTTCGGCCCCGTCGAGCGGGTACTCGGACTCTCGAGCGTCGTCGTCTACACGGCCGGGTCTCGGAACGCCGACGTTCGGATCCCGGGACTGACGCCGGATCGGGCCCGGAGCCTACAGGACACGCTCCGCGAACTGGCCGTCGAGAGCGAGGCGGAGGACGCCGTCTGA
- a CDS encoding PH domain-containing protein has translation MNRLHPLSAVSLAIQRGITGLSMPFFAVMILSSVFDFVDVGWTFVLAPIGLVVGVGYGIAYYYRFSYEVTSDTFDVTSGVLSRRSREIPYGRIQNVDVARGVLQRALGLAVVSIETAGGGETEATLRFVSEDEANRLQRDIRRRTAEVKRRRREREATGGESEATQSAADADIDDPTAGTADGSPAPTADSPRAGSATADSQPNSEPGSSPSADRTPAEPAPERSRRQQLFALEPRELLLYSLSSFRPAAGAGLLFLFFIASDAIVEYLLAVAQPLGGPADLESGSVGSYGILTLVSLVNGIVVTYVLNVGYTFVAYYDFRLGRADEDFVYERGLFQRYSGSIPADKIQAVTITDNPIQRLLGYAGLWVETAGYGPDSSGGSQSAVPLAAASRIRQFAENLTGADPSRFRSPPTLARRRYLVRYALIAAVIVAAAFGLAQVSSLERWYLAAVAFAAVPPAAHLRYAHLGYVVGEDHLVIRTGFWKRRTTVIPYYRIQTVSTRRSIFQRRLGLASLTVDTASSRTFAWDTPTIYDIDLADARAVNETSRENLQVALRERARGDGALSVDFTDRP, from the coding sequence ATGAATCGCCTCCACCCGCTCAGCGCCGTCTCCTTGGCCATCCAGCGCGGGATCACCGGCCTCTCGATGCCGTTTTTCGCCGTCATGATTCTCTCGAGCGTCTTCGACTTCGTCGACGTCGGCTGGACGTTCGTGCTGGCGCCGATCGGACTCGTCGTCGGCGTCGGCTACGGCATCGCGTACTACTATCGGTTCTCCTACGAGGTCACCTCGGACACGTTCGACGTCACGTCGGGCGTGCTCTCCCGGCGCTCTCGCGAGATCCCCTACGGTCGCATCCAGAACGTCGACGTCGCGCGGGGCGTCCTCCAGCGAGCGCTCGGACTCGCCGTCGTCTCGATCGAGACCGCCGGCGGTGGCGAGACCGAGGCGACGCTGCGGTTCGTCAGCGAGGACGAAGCGAACCGGTTGCAGCGCGATATCCGCCGCCGGACCGCCGAGGTGAAACGGCGCCGCCGGGAGCGAGAGGCGACCGGCGGGGAGTCGGAAGCCACCCAGAGCGCCGCTGACGCGGATATCGACGATCCTACCGCCGGCACCGCAGACGGATCGCCTGCTCCGACAGCGGACTCGCCTCGAGCCGGGAGCGCGACGGCGGATTCCCAACCGAATTCCGAACCCGGGTCGTCGCCGTCCGCGGACCGAACGCCCGCGGAGCCAGCGCCCGAGCGATCCCGCCGGCAGCAGTTGTTCGCTCTCGAGCCCCGGGAGCTACTGCTGTACTCGCTCTCCTCGTTCCGGCCCGCGGCCGGTGCCGGGCTGCTGTTCCTCTTTTTCATCGCGAGCGATGCGATCGTCGAGTACCTGCTCGCCGTCGCACAGCCCCTCGGCGGGCCGGCGGACCTCGAGAGCGGCTCCGTCGGGAGCTACGGCATCCTGACGCTGGTTTCGCTCGTCAACGGGATCGTCGTCACGTACGTCCTCAACGTCGGCTACACGTTCGTCGCGTACTACGACTTCCGACTGGGACGGGCCGACGAGGACTTCGTCTACGAACGGGGACTGTTCCAGCGCTACAGCGGCTCGATCCCCGCCGACAAGATTCAGGCGGTGACGATCACCGACAATCCGATCCAGCGACTGCTCGGCTACGCCGGTCTCTGGGTCGAGACCGCCGGCTACGGCCCCGACAGTAGCGGCGGCAGCCAGTCAGCCGTGCCCCTCGCCGCCGCATCTCGCATCCGCCAATTCGCCGAGAACCTCACCGGCGCCGACCCGTCGCGATTCCGAAGCCCGCCGACGCTGGCGCGTCGACGGTATCTCGTCCGGTACGCCCTGATCGCGGCCGTCATCGTCGCCGCCGCGTTCGGGCTCGCGCAGGTCTCGAGTCTCGAGCGCTGGTATCTCGCGGCGGTCGCCTTCGCCGCGGTGCCGCCCGCGGCACACCTGCGGTATGCCCACCTGGGCTACGTCGTGGGCGAGGACCACCTCGTGATCCGGACCGGATTCTGGAAGCGCCGGACGACCGTGATTCCGTACTATCGCATCCAGACCGTCTCGACGCGGCGATCGATCTTTCAGCGCCGGCTCGGACTCGCGTCGCTGACCGTCGACACCGCCAGCTCCCGGACGTTCGCCTGGGATACGCCGACGATCTACGATATCGACCTCGCGGACGCGCGTGCCGTCAACGAAACCAGTCGGGAGAATCTGCAGGTGGCACTGCGCGAACGCGCTCGGGGCGACGGCGCGCTATCGGTGGATTTCACTGATCGGCCGTGA
- a CDS encoding ABC transporter ATP-binding protein, translating to MAETQLDDVRKVFTEDDGNEIVAVNDVSIDIEDGEFLVLVGPSGCGKSTTLRMIAGLETITDGEIRLDDRVINDLPAKERNIAMVFQSYALYPHMTVRENMAFGLEESTDLSDDEIATRVEETAEMMGIEVLLDRKPEELSGGQQQRVALGRAIVREPDVFLMDEPLSNLDAKLRAQMRTELQQLQEQLATTTVYVTHDQTEAMTMGDRIAILNDGELQQVGTPLECYHEPANAFVADFVGEPAMNFFDVTRRDADGDGAVLVGENLEYTVSDDISTAIGDRSELVLGVRPEDIGIKRSEGEARRADGHTVPATVSVVEPTGDENIVYLDFGEDESETAIVTIDGMSRIEAGERVVAHIPEDAIHVFDAETDEALHNRRVESTEPRAPNI from the coding sequence ATGGCAGAAACCCAACTCGACGACGTACGAAAAGTATTCACGGAAGACGACGGCAACGAGATCGTTGCCGTCAACGATGTATCGATCGACATCGAGGACGGGGAGTTCCTCGTTCTCGTCGGCCCCTCGGGCTGTGGCAAGTCGACGACGCTGCGGATGATCGCGGGCCTCGAGACGATCACGGACGGCGAGATCCGCCTCGACGACCGGGTGATCAACGACCTGCCGGCGAAAGAACGGAACATCGCGATGGTGTTCCAGTCCTACGCCCTGTACCCGCACATGACCGTTCGAGAGAACATGGCGTTCGGACTCGAGGAGTCCACCGACCTCTCGGACGACGAGATCGCCACGCGAGTCGAAGAGACCGCCGAGATGATGGGGATCGAGGTACTGCTGGACCGGAAACCCGAAGAGCTCTCGGGCGGCCAGCAACAGCGGGTCGCGCTCGGTCGAGCGATCGTTCGGGAGCCGGACGTCTTCCTGATGGACGAACCCCTCTCGAACCTCGACGCCAAGCTCCGCGCGCAGATGCGGACCGAGCTCCAGCAACTCCAGGAGCAACTCGCGACGACGACGGTCTACGTCACGCACGATCAGACGGAAGCGATGACGATGGGCGACCGGATCGCCATCCTCAACGACGGCGAACTGCAGCAGGTCGGCACGCCGCTCGAGTGCTATCACGAACCCGCGAACGCGTTCGTCGCGGACTTCGTCGGCGAACCGGCGATGAACTTCTTCGACGTGACGCGCCGCGACGCGGACGGCGACGGGGCCGTCCTCGTCGGCGAGAACCTCGAGTACACCGTCTCGGACGACATCTCGACGGCGATCGGGGATCGAAGCGAACTCGTCCTCGGCGTACGTCCGGAGGATATCGGTATCAAGCGCAGCGAGGGTGAGGCCCGGCGAGCGGACGGCCACACCGTCCCCGCGACGGTCAGCGTCGTCGAACCGACCGGCGACGAGAACATCGTCTACCTCGACTTCGGCGAGGACGAGAGCGAGACGGCCATCGTGACGATCGACGGGATGAGCCGGATCGAAGCCGGCGAACGCGTGGTCGCGCATATTCCCGAGGACGCGATCCACGTCTTCGATGCGGAAACCGACGAGGCACTCCACAACCGCCGCGTCGAGAGCACCGAGCCTCGAGCGCCGAACATCTGA
- a CDS encoding carbohydrate ABC transporter permease, with product MSEQSVTTEQATPTEHETSEISIGQIGLYATLIGLIGFYLIPIESGLVTSIKTSTALQETFPFLPPFSASGITFEKWQVAFDYLAPGMVNSMLFTIPSTILCAIFGSMAAYGLTLVNWRGQIAVLALFIAGIFVPYQAVIVPLFQFWSQYMQLGARLSFLWGLPLLEPHYATILELIITHTAYGIPIVTLLFRSQYKTMSDEMIEAARLDGASVWRVYRRIVLPLSIPMFAVVFIFQFTQIWNEFLFSLTIIGSVNDPAASATLILSGLGQSLEGTDYPLRMAGAFITALPTLLVYVLFADKFAEGVQT from the coding sequence ATGAGCGAACAATCAGTTACCACCGAGCAGGCGACGCCGACGGAACACGAGACCAGCGAGATTTCGATCGGCCAGATAGGGCTGTACGCGACGCTGATCGGTCTCATCGGGTTCTACCTGATCCCGATCGAGTCCGGACTGGTAACATCGATCAAAACGTCGACCGCACTCCAAGAGACCTTCCCGTTCCTTCCGCCGTTCTCTGCGAGCGGGATTACGTTCGAGAAGTGGCAGGTGGCGTTCGATTACCTCGCGCCCGGGATGGTCAACAGCATGCTGTTCACCATCCCGTCGACGATCCTGTGTGCGATCTTCGGCAGCATGGCCGCCTACGGGCTGACGCTCGTCAACTGGCGCGGTCAGATCGCCGTGCTTGCGCTGTTCATCGCGGGCATCTTCGTCCCGTATCAGGCGGTGATCGTCCCGCTCTTCCAGTTCTGGAGCCAGTACATGCAACTGGGCGCGCGGCTCTCGTTCCTGTGGGGCCTCCCGCTGCTCGAGCCACACTACGCGACGATCCTCGAACTGATCATCACGCACACGGCGTACGGGATCCCGATCGTGACGCTGCTGTTCCGGTCGCAGTACAAGACGATGTCCGACGAGATGATCGAGGCCGCGAGGCTCGACGGCGCGTCGGTCTGGCGGGTCTACCGACGGATCGTCCTGCCGCTGTCGATACCGATGTTCGCCGTCGTGTTCATCTTCCAGTTCACGCAGATCTGGAACGAGTTCCTGTTCTCGCTGACGATCATCGGGAGCGTCAACGATCCGGCCGCGTCCGCGACCCTCATCCTGTCCGGGCTCGGCCAGTCGCTCGAGGGAACGGACTACCCGCTCCGAATGGCGGGCGCGTTCATCACGGCACTGCCGACGCTGCTCGTCTACGTACTGTTCGCCGACAAGTTCGCGGAGGGGGTACAGACATGA
- a CDS encoding carbohydrate ABC transporter permease, with protein MKRFLELLRSVRRNRSESRESERAGCERRVRTDGGTTEKRSTLRRWLDSDIVQSSPFWLPPFLLMGFFVYAAIGWNLLLSLTEYSGFGDPDYSNLSLQNYWAMLDDPGMWAATRNTLVLLVGFTVVCLIVGLLLALLLDREIRFSRSFRTIYLLPFALSFIVTAQFWRWMYNVQNGIVNQFIGLFGLGPYNWLGSPRLVLGSVIFALVWQFSGYTMIIYLAALRSIPNDQYEAARVDGASTLRMYWRVIVPQLRPATVSASVVLVLFALKAFDFLYATFDGYRPRRGADILATKMVRESFGRSEWAYGSSIALMLFALSLAVIAPYLYNQYKRGNL; from the coding sequence ATGAAACGTTTTTTAGAACTACTGCGTAGCGTCCGGCGTAATCGAAGCGAGAGCCGGGAAAGCGAACGAGCGGGTTGCGAGCGACGCGTCAGGACGGACGGGGGGACCACCGAGAAGCGCTCGACGCTCCGTCGCTGGCTCGACAGCGACATCGTTCAATCGTCGCCGTTCTGGCTGCCGCCGTTCCTGTTGATGGGCTTTTTCGTCTACGCCGCGATCGGCTGGAACCTCCTGCTCTCGCTGACGGAGTACTCGGGATTCGGAGACCCGGACTACAGCAACCTCAGTCTGCAAAACTACTGGGCGATGCTGGACGATCCGGGGATGTGGGCGGCGACGCGGAACACGCTCGTCCTGCTCGTGGGATTCACGGTCGTGTGTCTGATCGTCGGCCTGCTGCTAGCACTCCTGCTCGATCGCGAGATCCGGTTCAGCAGGTCGTTTCGGACGATCTATCTGTTGCCGTTCGCCCTCTCGTTCATCGTCACGGCCCAGTTCTGGCGGTGGATGTACAACGTTCAAAACGGTATCGTCAACCAATTCATCGGGCTCTTCGGTCTCGGACCCTACAACTGGCTGGGGAGTCCCCGTCTCGTGTTGGGATCGGTGATCTTCGCGCTCGTCTGGCAGTTCAGCGGGTACACGATGATCATCTACCTCGCCGCGCTCCGGTCGATCCCGAACGACCAGTACGAGGCCGCACGAGTCGACGGAGCGAGCACGCTTCGGATGTATTGGCGCGTAATCGTTCCGCAGTTACGGCCGGCGACGGTTAGCGCATCTGTCGTGTTAGTGCTGTTCGCGCTGAAGGCCTTCGACTTCCTGTACGCGACCTTCGACGGCTACCGACCCCGCCGCGGGGCCGATATCCTGGCCACCAAGATGGTCCGCGAGTCGTTCGGCCGATCCGAGTGGGCGTACGGATCGTCGATCGCGCTCATGCTGTTCGCGCTGTCGCTGGCGGTCATCGCACCGTACCTGTACAATCAGTATAAGCGGGGGAACCTATGA
- a CDS encoding ABC transporter substrate-binding protein has protein sequence MAGTAGIVGLAGCTGGGGDATLEVLHGWTGGDGAEAADALFSAFEDEHSDVDFNENPIGGGGNENLDQTVANRLQGGDPPSSFAGWPGANLEQYGDAVGDIESEVWDEAGLKDAHVEEAVELCQHNDGFSAVPLGSHRLNDLFYNVGVLEDAGVDPESIDSADALIDALDAVESQTDATPFAFSLAPWCILQTWAQTMLGEHGYEAYMNFINGDGDEAAVRDTFEKLEGLLGYINSDAASVDFTEVNQDIMSGDAAFIHQGNWAAGAYIAEELEYGGEWDAIQYPGTEDYYTLHIDSFIYPNDNPTPEDTATWLQFVGSETAQVAFNQYKGSIPTLTDVSTDEFNAYLTDTIDDFDNASEKPPTLAHGLAVDTSTQSDLEDVLNNNFADPYDVDGATSGFMDAV, from the coding sequence ATGGCAGGAACGGCTGGAATCGTCGGCCTCGCGGGCTGTACGGGGGGCGGTGGCGACGCCACGCTCGAGGTCCTGCACGGATGGACCGGCGGCGACGGCGCCGAAGCCGCCGACGCGCTCTTTTCGGCGTTCGAGGACGAGCATTCGGACGTCGACTTCAATGAGAATCCGATCGGTGGCGGCGGAAACGAGAATCTCGATCAGACGGTCGCCAACCGACTTCAGGGCGGCGATCCGCCGAGTTCGTTCGCCGGCTGGCCGGGTGCGAACTTGGAGCAGTACGGGGACGCCGTCGGCGACATCGAGTCGGAGGTCTGGGACGAGGCCGGCCTGAAGGACGCCCACGTCGAGGAAGCGGTCGAACTCTGCCAGCACAACGACGGCTTCTCGGCGGTCCCGCTCGGCTCCCACCGCCTGAACGACCTCTTCTACAACGTCGGGGTCCTCGAGGACGCCGGCGTCGATCCGGAGTCGATCGACAGCGCTGACGCGTTGATCGATGCGCTGGACGCCGTGGAGTCGCAGACCGACGCGACGCCGTTCGCGTTCTCGCTCGCGCCGTGGTGCATCCTCCAGACGTGGGCCCAGACGATGCTCGGCGAGCACGGCTACGAGGCCTACATGAACTTCATCAACGGCGACGGCGACGAAGCCGCCGTCCGCGATACCTTCGAGAAACTCGAGGGGCTCCTCGGCTACATCAACTCCGACGCGGCTTCCGTCGACTTCACCGAGGTCAACCAAGACATCATGAGCGGCGACGCCGCGTTCATCCACCAGGGGAACTGGGCCGCCGGCGCGTACATCGCAGAGGAACTCGAATACGGCGGAGAATGGGACGCGATCCAGTACCCCGGAACGGAGGACTACTACACCCTCCACATCGACTCGTTCATCTACCCGAACGACAATCCGACGCCCGAGGATACCGCGACCTGGTTGCAGTTCGTCGGGTCCGAGACGGCGCAGGTCGCGTTCAACCAGTACAAGGGATCGATCCCGACGCTGACGGACGTGTCCACCGACGAGTTCAACGCTTACCTCACGGACACGATCGACGACTTCGACAACGCCTCGGAGAAGCCGCCGACGCTCGCACACGGCCTCGCCGTGGACACGAGCACGCAGTCCGACCTCGAGGACGTCCTTAACAACAACTTCGCGGACCCCTACGACGTCGACGGCGCGACGAGCGGCTTCATGGACGCCGTCTAA